CGTCACCATCGCCACCCCCAGCCCCAAGGTGACGTCCATGAACGGCGTGACCATCGAGCAGATGTCGACGTTGGAGGAGGCGTGCACCGCCGACGCCGTCATCATCGGCAGCGGCATCGCCACCCGTGAGGTCGTCGAAGATCCGGCGATCATGAGTGTCCTGCGCGGCCTGGACCCCTCGCGCCAGCTCATCGCGGCACAGTGCTCCGGCGCACTCGTACTGGCCAGGCTCGGACTGCTCAACGACATCCCCGCCTGCACCGACCTGACCACCAAGCCCTGGGTCCTCGCCGCCGGCATCGAAGTGCTCAACCAGCCCTTCTACGCCGAGGACAACATCGCCACCGCCGGCGGCTGCCTGGCTTCGCAGTACCTCGCCGCCTGGATCATCACCCGGCTGAAGGGCAAG
This is a stretch of genomic DNA from Streptomyces sp. R44. It encodes these proteins:
- a CDS encoding DJ-1/PfpI family protein, which gives rise to MHIAILTFEGYNELDSLIALGVLNRIKTDDWRVTIATPSPKVTSMNGVTIEQMSTLEEACTADAVIIGSGIATREVVEDPAIMSVLRGLDPSRQLIAAQCSGALVLARLGLLNDIPACTDLTTKPWVLAAGIEVLNQPFYAEDNIATAGGCLASQYLAAWIITRLKGKDAAQDALHYVAPVGEKEEYIERAWRNITPYLPAPTPTLV